AGTGTTTTGTAGGAACATTAAGTGGATTACAACACTACAGTGCTGATGCCGACCGCTTTACCGATATCCCACTGATTCTGCAAGATGGTATAATAGTAGAACCTAACGTAGCCGCCATAGAAGAACTGAGTAACGGAGATTTATTAGTGGGTACCGCCGGTCAAGGATTGTTCAAGATTACAAACACCCATAAAGGACTGGTCGGAATTAGCATGGAGAAAAGAATCCCTATCCCCATCGTAAATGCGCTTCACGAAGACCGTAATGGTAACCTATGGATAAGTGCCGGTGAAAATGGAATTTTCAGAATAGACCGGAACCAACAACTACACTGCTATCAGAAAGGGGCAAACGAATCAGAATATACCATTAGTAGTATTTGTGAGACCCCCGACAAACAGATTTACATTGGTTCCTTAGGTAAAGGACTACTTAAATATAATCCAACTCTCGACTTATTTGAACCCATCATCTATGCCAATCACCCTGAATTACCTGTCAAAAGTCTTCTTCTTGCCACGCCGGACGAAATATACATTGGAACTGACGGATACGGTTTGAAAGTATATAACATTCAAAGTCGCACTATCACAGAAAATCAGTTAAACATCACCACTTTCAACCTTGACAAGTCAAAAATTCATTCCATTATGAAAGACCGTTTCGGCAATCTGTGGTTAGGATTCTTCCAAAAAGGGGTATTGCTGATTCCTGCCATTGCCAATGGTTTTCAATATATAGGATACAAATCCGTACGAAACAATATCATCGGTTCCAATTGTATTATGTCTGTCTGTAACGATCATGACGGCACATTATGGATAGGTACAGACAACGATGGTTTATACAAAGTGGAAAAGAATGGTAAACATACCGTCCACTTCCCTCCTACACAGGAAACCGGCTCAGTACCTTCAACCATCATGAGTATCTACGAAGACTCGCGTCAGAATCTTTGGATAGGTTCATACATGCAAAGTATGGCTAAGATTGACAAAGAAACCGGCCATTGCCAATATTTCAAAAGAAAAACCGATGCAGACAGCAAAGAAGGGAAACTGCGTGTATACAGCTTTGCAGAAGACAAACACGACCGACTCTGGATAGACACCATGGGTAACGGACTTTACTACATAGATCTAAACACCGAAACCTTGCATCGCTATGAACAAGAAGACAGTACATACTATGCAACCGGCAACTTCTTGCCCGGTTACTGGATAACCAGCCTGTTACACAGTCATGACGAAAGACTCTATATCGGCACTTATGACGGGCTGGGTTGCCTTGACCTGAAAACCATGCACCTTGCCACCGCTTTCAACACCAATACACTCCTTCCAAATTCCGTCATCCATTCCCTTTATGAAGACAAAGAAGGCACTATATGGATAGGCACATCGGAGGGGCTGAAAGCCATGCATCCCCAAGAATATAAAATACGTGAATACACACAAAAAGACGGACTGCCTGGTGACATCATATGCGCCATCACCCAAGATATCAATGGCGCTTTATGGTTCAGTACCAACCACGGGATAGCACGCTACAACCCACAAAAAGGCAACTTTACCCCTTATTATGCCAATGATGGCCTGCAAGGTAATGAGTTCAGCAAAAGAGCCGTTTGTACCGACAACAACGGACATATTCTGTTCGGTGGAATTAACGGGGTTACCTATTTTAATCCTGCAGAAATAAAAGATATAGCTACCACTCCTTCCGTGCATCTCACCGGTTTCTATATACACAATCAAAGCGTCAACAGTAATACGTTGTCCGAAGGAAGAAGAATCATAGAAACCTCCGTTATGAATGCTCAACAGTTCAATCTGTCGCACAAACATAATTCTTTCAGCATGGAGTTTTCTGTCATGGAATTCTTCAATCCTGAACGCATTACTTATATGTACTCAGTCAACAACGGACAGTGGGTGACTATGCAATCAGGTATTAACCGGATATCTTTTAATGACATGACACCCGGCACTTACAAGTTCAGTATCAAGGCCAAAGATTATACTTTCTATTCCGAACCTAAAAATTTCATTGTCAATATCTCTCCCGCATGGTATGCATCAAATTGGGCCAAAGGAGTGTACCTGCTGATAGCACTGACCATAATTTACATCATTGGCGCACAGATACGCCATCGCTATCAAGTTCACCAAAAATTATTAGAACACATACATGCTGAAGAAATCAACGAGGCCAAGTTACAATTCTTCATCAACATCTCTCACGAAATCCGTACCCCGGTCACCCTTATCCTCAGCCCCCTGCAAAAACTAATGAGCAAGGACAGAAACGAAGAACGCCAAAAAAACTACCAAACCATCTCGCGTAACGCTGGACGTCTCCTCCAATTGGTGAATCAGCTACTGGACATCCGCAAGCTTGACAAAGGCCAGATGCAACTGAAATTTAGAGAAGTAGAAATAGTAGAGTTTATACGTAATCTATCCAGTAGCTTCGAATATCAGGCAAATGCCAAAAAGATTAGCTTGAACTTCCATCCCGATACAGAAGAACTACGTGCCTGGATAGATCCTGAAAATCTTGATAAGGCCATATTCAATGTACTCTCAAATGCATTTAAGTTCACCGAATCAGGAGGAGAAATCAATATCTACCTGCAAACACATGAAGCGTACGAAACAAAACCAGCTTATTTTAAGATTGTAATAGAAGATAGCGGTACGGGTATTGACGAAAAAGAAATAGAACGTATTTTCGACCGTTTTTATCAAGTTGCCAACAGATTAAATAATTCAGGTACCGGAATCGGTCTACATTTGACCAAATCGCTAGTTGAATTACATAAAGGAACAATCCATGCCGAAAATAATAAAGAAAAAGCCGGTTGCCGATTCATCATTCGCCTGCCATTAGGAAAAGAACACTTGAAACCGGAGGAAATAGAAGAAACTAACACTGAAGGACAGATCGCATCTGACAATAATCCGGTGTTACCCATATTCTTACCTGAAAATGAGGAAAAAGAAAGAATACGCACCAAAACCAAATATCGCATACTGATAGCAGATGATAATGAAGAGATACGCAGATACATACGTCAGGAACTAACCCCCGACTACCACATAACTGAATGTAACAATGGACAAGAAGCTTTTGAGCAAATCATAAAGGATGCACCCGACGCCCTTATCAGTGATGTCATGATGCCGGAAATGGATGGAATGACCCTCTGCCGGAAAATAAGACAAAACATTCTTGTCAGCCACATTCCGGTCATCCTGCTGACTGCCAAAATTAATGAAGAAAGTAATCTGGAGGCTTTAGAAGGAGGAGTGGATGCCTATATCACAAAACCGTTCAATATAGACGTTCTGAAAAAAACAATCCGAAATGTCATCTACAGGCACGAACTGATAAAAAACACCTTTAACGGAAGTATGGAACAAACAGATAAGGTACAACCGATTGAGGTTCAATCACCGGATGAAAAGCTAATAGCACGTGTAATGGCCATCATTAACAAGGAAATAGCAAACCCAAATCTCAGCGTGGAAATGATTGCAGCAGAAGCAGGAATCAGTCGTGTACACTTATATCGCAAAATAAAAGAATTCACCAACCAATCACCACGCAACTTTATACGCAATGTCCGGTTGAAACAAGCTGCCCTCCTACTTGCACAGAAACACCATAACATCACGGAAGTGGCAGAGGCGGTAGGTTTTGCCAACACCACTCATTTTTCGACAGCGTTCAAAGAATTATTCGGTGTCTCGCCCACTATCTATATGGAACAGAGTGCCAACAACGCAAAGTCCAATATCGTGGATACCATGGAGAAAAATAAAGTGGAATGAAATAAAGCAGGCTGTCGGGTTTATCAGTATAAGCACAATAGTTTAACAGCAATAGCCTGAAAGTTTACCGGTAATAATAGGTCGCTCAGTTCTATATTCTCTTTTTGAATTTTAGAAAATCCACAATTACCTTTTGATCAAAAAGTAAGAATATCAAACTAAGCGACCTAATTGTTAACCCCTTATAGGTCAATCTTGCATACGTACATTAATAAATTGTCGTAAAAGTCTATACATTCCGGTTCAATCTCTGTATCCCGGATTCTGATAGGCCATCTTTTCTTCTTTGGTCATTTCCATACCGTCCAATTGTCCTTGCGGAATGGGACGAAGATAATGGAACGCTTCGATAGTACGACGGTAAGTTTTCGGGGTATGATCTCCCTTATCGTTTCCACAAATCACATACTCATCAGCATATTCATTCCACTTTTGTGTACGAACAAGGTCGAACCAGCGATAACCCTCACCAAAGAACTCGCGTGAACGTTCATCAAGAATATAGTCGATATCAATGGTAACCGGAGTGGCGGCAACCATTTCCGCACTATGGTCTTCCAATACTTCTGCATTAAGAGCATTACTGAATGTCCATTTACCGGCACGTGCACGAAGAACATTCACCAGTTCGCGCGCATTCTTTCCGCTCTTAGTAGTCGCACCCTCTACTGCAGCCTCAGCAGCCACCAAATAAAGTTCAGAAAACTTAGCTATATTGTAAGGACGAGTACTACCTGCATTCGGCTGGCCTGTACCTGTACCGTTATCCGTACGATACGGACCTAATTTCCACAGTCCAGGAAATATACGACGGCTGATTCCACTGGGATTCATTACCCAATCGGCGCGTCCGGGCAGAGTACCTGCGCCTAAATTACCCAAATTGGAACCATAGGCAACGTTAGGATCCTCTTCAAGCAAGAAAGAGAAAATTGGTTCCCCTTCTTTTACCATCATTCCGTTGGCGTTTTCCACTGCATCCCAATTGGCACCATTGGTTGACCAATTTCCACGATATACTGTCGTGAAAGTTCCATCATAACGAGAGTCATTCACTTTATCAGCGAAAGTGTGAGTAAACACCCCATGAGGAGGAGCCATACGAGTCCAAGGGCGACCATAAGCCTGCTCTGCCACACGAATGACAGGAGCCACAGTGACACCGTTCACTTTAGATTGCGCATCCGTATAATTCCAGTTCATCATCCATCCGGCAAAGTTATCGGGAGCGCCACCACCACCGTATGACAAGCTACCACCATTATAATATTCATCTTCTTGAGTATGGTCAGCATAAAGCAAGATTTCCTTATTGCGATCATTAACTCCTGCATTCACTTTCCAGAAACTTTCTTCCAAACCGAACGGACCAGGATTCTCTATGGCTTCTACAGCGATATTATAAGCTTGCTGGAAATACCAAGCCGCATCATGTCCATCAGGATCGGTCCTCTGACATTCCGGATAAGTAGGAATATTGTTCGGATTCTTCAACCACCATGCATAAGTCAGATAAGCTTTTGACAAATAAAGACGAGCCACTGTTTTAGTCAAACCACCCGTCATACGAGGATTGTCCGGCAAATTCTGAACAGCTGTAACCAAATCAGGGAAAACGACTTTAGTATAAACTTCCGGTACCGTATTACGCACGGACGTGCGTGACGGAGTAATGTTGAAAGCCAACTCACCAGAGCCCAAGTCCAAGGGTACACCACCGAAAGTCTGAGCCAGCAGGAAATAGTACATGGCACGGAAGAAACGCGCTTCGGATATCAAAGATTCTGATATACCCACTTCTCCGCCATTAGCAATCACACCGTTGCAAGTATTGATATTAGTAAATGCCATACCCCATAATGCATCCGCACGGCAAGTAGAAGAGGTCAGGTTTCCTACTCCCGAAAGATCGGCATCCTTAAAGTTGCCGTCGGCGCTTTGTCCGTAAGTAGCCTCGTCCGTACCCGTAAGACAGGAATTGTAGTAATAAGCCTGTCCGTAGATGTCGCGCAAATAAGAATACATGGAAGTAATACCGCCTTCCACACCTTTTTCCGTTTTAAAGAAAGTTGGATCATAGCTGCTACGGGGTTGTTCGTCTAGGATATCGGAACAAGAAGTTGCCAAAAGCAGACCCAAAGCAGCGGTTCCAAGAACTCTTATAGGAGAATATATCGATTTCATCTTCATAATACTTTAGAATGTCAAGTTAATACCAAATAAATAGTTACGCGTAGAGGGTGAGTTCGTACCTACTGTCAGGAAACGTCTCTGAAAACCTACCACTGCTACATTCTCATCACCATAGGAGTTTGTCTCCGGATCAAGCCCGGTTTCCTTATGGAACGGAGAACAGATTACAAACGGGTTCTGGATCGTTACGTATGCACGCAATCCTTGTACTCCCAGTTGTTTCAGCCAACGTTGGTTGTCCATGTTGTAGCCCAATGTAATGGTGCGTACTTTCCAATATGAAGCGTCAAAATATCCCAACGTAGAACCATACTTCGGATTATCACCACTTTGAATGCCACCCGGTTTCGGATATTTAGCATTGGTATTCTCTTCTGTCCAGTAGTCTACATCTACCTGTCCACGACGGCCGCTCAACATATTCAGATAACCGCTGGAATGGTGAAGCGTACTCAACAACTTACCGCCACACTTGAACGCAGTAATCACATTCAGGTCAAAATTCTTATAAGCCACACGCGTACTAAAACCTCCCTGGAATTTAGACTCCAAACTCATGATCTGACGATCTTCCGGTCCGATAGCACGTACAGGAGTACCGTCCGCATTGTAATCGCCGGTATATTTCACCTTGATCATACCTACATTACCACCCGGTTCAAGAATATCGAGATAAGGATCTCCTTCTTGCCACAAGCCGACATATTCATAATCAAAAATAGCGTCAATAGGATAGCCTACAAACCAGCCATTGCCTTCATCACGGTCTTTCTTTGATGCCAACTCAACCAGTTTATTGCGGTTGGCAGAAAGATTCAGACTGGCATCCCATGTCCATCCGTTATGATTGTCAAGAATCGTACCGTTCAATGTCAACTCAAAGCCCTTATTCTCGGTTTTACCCACATTGGCCATGTAGCTACCTACACCTGATGTAGAAGGTAAGTTCACGTTCTGCAACAAATCATGTGTCTTCTGGATGTAGTATTCGAAAGTACCGGACAAGCGACCATTGAACAAAGTGAAATCCAAACCTACGTTCCATGTGGAAGAATATTCCCAGCCCAACATCGCATTGGGCATTTCTGATACGTAGTATCCCGTAGCAAAATTAGTAGGTCCGAAGTTATAAGGACGCGTATTCAGTCTACCCAATGTCTTATAAGGATCTACAGCCTGATTGGAAGTCTCACCATAACCTACACGCAATTTCAATATATCCAGCCACTCTATACCATCCATAAAGGCTTCGTTACGGATATTCCAACCGGCAGATACAGCCGGATAAGTATGCCATTGATGACCTTTTGCCAAACGTGAAGAAGCATCCGAACGAACCGTTGCCATCAACATATAACGATTATCATAAGTGTACATCGCACGCCCCATCCATGACATCAAACCTGTCTTTTGATAATTCCAGTTACTCGGATTTACAGTAATAGTACCTTCAGCACGACCAATATTGTAGTACTGGAAATACTCTGCCGGAATATCCCGACCTGCCACATGAGAACGCGTATAAACAGTTTGTTCGGCTGAATACATTCCAATGATGTTGAATTGGTGTTTTCCGATAGTGCGGTCGTAAGTCAGCAAGTTTTCAACCGCCCAGTTCGTTGTTTCCGAATGTGCCAATGCTGCAGTAGAGGGAGCATCGGGCGCCGTATTGTTAATGCCGTAACCGGTAAACTCACCCTGCTTAGTGGAACGATAGTTTAAACCAAGGTTCATACGATACTTCAATCCTTTTATCCATGGACATTGAACTTCCGCAAAAAGGTTGTTATAAGTACCGAATCCTTTACTTTCGTTCAACCATTTCTCTTCCAAATTCTCTACAACATCGCGAGTCATCACGAATGCCTCATCCTGACTGTTATATTTTACAGTACGCTTCAAAGTACCGTCTTCGTTATACGGATTGGCTATAGGAGAAACAGACAATACGCCATACAGACCGATGTTGTTGCCTTTAGTCACATTGTAATTGCTGTTTGTGGTAAGGCCAAAACGGAAGTATTTACCTACACCTTGATCAAACGAACCACGCAATGAATAACGGGTATAATTCTGTGTAGGAATCACACCTTGATCTTTGTAGTATGCACCACCAAAACTGTAGTTTCCACCTTGCGTACCACCTGAAATATTAACATCATGGCTGGTAACAAAACCATTACGGTACATCAGATCCTGCCAATCGGTATTGACATCATCCGATTCATCCATAGAATTCTCAAATTTACCTGCATATTTACGCATTTCAGCAAACTTTTCACCGTTCATCATAGGATATTTGGAGAATACCTTTTTCAAACCTACATAACCATTATATGATACTTTGGCAGGAGCACCAGTCACACCTTTATGAGTTGTAATAAGGATAACACCATTGGCACCGCGCGAACCATAAATAGCCGTTGAAGAAGCATCTTTTAAAATATCCATACTCTTGATGTCGCTGGGATTGATATCGGTAAGGCTACCCATAAACGGTATTCCATCCAACACAATCAACGGGTCGTTAGTAGCACTCAAAGAACGTGTACCACGAATACGTATCTGCATAGTGGCACCCGGACGAGAAGATGTCTGTGACATATCCACGCCGGCAATACGGTTTTGCAGAGCATAAGATACATCAGCGGCAGGTACTTCACGCAATTTGTCGCCGCCTACAGATGCAATAGATCCCGTTACATCCGACTTGCGTGCCGTACCATAACCGATTACAACAACTTCTTCCAATGCTTTGGAGTCTTCTTTCAGTATAACCTTAAGTTCGGTTTCATTTTCTACCGGAATTTCCTGCGTCACATATCCTATATAAGAAATTACGAGCGTAGCTCCTTTCTGCACTGAAAGCGAGAATTTACCATCCAAATCAGTAATCACTCCGTTTGTAGTACCTTTTTCAGTCACATTAGCTCCGATAATCGATTCACTCGCATTATCATTTACCACACCTTGCACCCGGATACTTTGTGCAAAACCCCACGAGGGTATTACACTAAGTAAGAACAATAGTACCAAAGGTTTAAAATAAGAATTAGTGTTTTTCATAAAAACATTTTTTTGATTTAAATTACCATTAATTAAAAATACAAGTTCACGCATTAAGATTCGTCTTTTATGTCTTCATATACATCAATTTATAGGTTAAACATATTTTACTACTCACAACATAGTTTTTTGCATTAAAAAACTTCTCGAAGGCAAAACTATATAATAAAAAACAAATGCAAGAAAACAAATAATACACATATTTTCCTCCACGTAACATAGTACCAGTAATATGTTACATAATCGTTAATATAGGTTACTCGCAACATGGAAAGTCAGTATTAGCCAGTCATTTAATAGCTATTTTCCCAATTTATCCATCAAAATCCGCCATAATCTTCCGTTTGCTCAATGACGGCTCAATAATTACACTAAATTTACAGTCGAAAACCGTACCCGATTGAGCACCCATGTTGTAGTATAAGTAAAATCAATAAAAACAAAGGAATAATGAAACGCACAGATTTTACTTTTAGAAAGGCATGGATGATATACACAGTATATTTTTTTACTCTTTACCCCAACCGCAAATGCACAGCAAACAGCCAGCCTGGTCAGCCTGGAACTAAAAAACGAAAAGCTGTCTGCCGCACTGAAACAGATAGAGAAGATGGCCGGCAAGAATATCCTTTTTGCCTATGAAGAGACGGAGAATTATCACGTAACAGCAAGTATCCGTAAACAGACGCAAGGCGAAGCCATCCGCACAGTACTGAAAGGAATACCCCAAAGGATGATTCTGTTTACCTCAAATGATAACTCCGTTTACACGCCGAAGTAAAGGTCGTTACATACCGAGGTAAAGAGCGTTACAATAAGGGGTAAAGGTCGTTACATACGGCGGTAATATCTTGTTTCATAAAAAAGACACAAAAAGAGAAGTTTTCGGACAGATGTTCACGGAGCTATATCCCCGTCTGGTGCGCTACGCCACCCAACTATTGGGCGACGGAGAAGAAGCCCGTGATATTGTGGGTAGTGTGATGGAGCAGGCGTGGAAACAATTCGAAAAGCTGGAACCGGAAAACCGGGGAGCCTGGCTTTACACTGCCGCACGTAATGCCTGCCTTAACCGTCTGAAGCATCTGCAAGTAGAAGCCACCAACCTGGAAGCGCTACGCGAAGCCACCCGCATGGATGTAGCGACCGACTACCGGGAACATGAGCGACTACTGCAACAGGCGGAAAGCATCGCCCGCAACCTACCGGAACCAACCTGCACGGTATTGCGGCTCTGTTATTATGAACATAAAACCTATCGGGAAGTAGCCGAACAGCTTGGCATCAGTCCCGACACCGTAAAGAAACATATATCCAAAGCTTTGCGTACCTTGCGCGAAGCAATGACCCTGAAAGGAGGAAACCGATGATGGAAGAGAGAAAAGAAAATAATTTCAAGATGGATACTGAAGACCTCAGATTACTGAATGCCTTCGGAGAATCGCTCGGAGACTTGCCTTCGGAAGAAGAAACCCGCGCGGCATGGAATGCTTTTGCCTCCCGGCAAGACGCCCGAAAGCGCAGACGCATCATACAGATGTGGACTTCCGGCATTGCAGCTTCCATCGTAGTGCTGGCAGTGCTTATCGTGCCCCGCATCACCGGCGAAGATACGATTCAAAATATTGAAATCTTTGCGGCCCTGGATGTCCCCGAAGCAATCATCACCTCGGAGAGCAATGGTAGGATTACTCTTTCAACTCCCCCAGCCACTACCACGCAAATCACTCTGGACGATGGCACACAGGTTACACTCAGTGCCAATTCCCGCCTGGAATATCCTAAACTGTTCCCCACAGAGGGCACCCGTGAAGTCCATCTGACAGGAGAAGCACGCTTCGAAGTGGCAAAGGATGCCGAACGCCCTTTCATCGTCTCATCCGGCAAGATGCAGACACAAGTATTGGGCACGGTATTCGACGTAAATGCCTATCCGGGAAAAGTAGCGGCAGTTACTTTATTTCAGGGGCGCGTCCGCATCAGCGACAAAAAACAAACACGGCAGAAAGACATATTGCCCGGACAGCAAGCTATATTGTCTGAAGATAATGGTTTCACCATAGCCGAAGCACAACTCACCGCAACGGAAGGATGGACCAAAGGAGAGTTCAGCTTCGATGATGCCGAACTGGCGGAGATTATGAAGTCTGTCGGCACATGGTATAATGCCAGTATCATCTTTCATTCGCCCGACTTGCTGAAACAACGCATTCATTTCCGCTTCCCGCGAACAACTTCCTTGGAAGAAGTAGTGCAAGCACTTAATGATCTGGGAATAGCCAAACTGGAACAAAAAAGGGAAAAGTAATCATCAGCGATTATTCTCCCAAACATTGATATACAGGGAGATGTGTCAAAACTAAGGCACATCTCCTTTTTTTATATTTAAATGTTTTTTTTCTCTATGCGACTCTTTTTTCACTAATTTGGTAATACGCGGCTATATTCCTCGTATATTGCGTCATAATTGTTCTGATAAGAATACATATAATGCGTGCAGTCCCTCCCTTTCCTGCTTTTAGTAGTTTAGCACACATTTTTTTGATATTAAAAGCTATAGCAAAGAAAGCAAAGTCCATCGTAACCTTGTCTTCTCCTTTATGTCTGAACCGGCGGTATGCCATGTTGTATTTCATTTGTCCAAACACAGCTTCCGGTTCTATACACCTCCTGCCTCTATGCTTGATACCTTCCTCTGAGAGCAATTTTTCCCGTGCCTGCCGTTTGTATTGGTTTAACCGGTGATTGACTTCTATAATACGATTTCCCTGGGCTTTAAAGCAACTGCCACGCAAAGGACAACCCTCGCAATTTTGTGCTTTATAACGTGCACTTTCGGTGATGTATCCGCTTGCAGTTTTGTCACGTCTGGTCCCTATACGGTTCATGCGCTGCCCCATAGGGCAAACGTAATAATCCTCTTCTGTATTGTAATGGAGACTTTCCGCATGGAACGGATTGGGAGTATAACGGGGACGCTGTTCTTTATGGAAGAAGTTATACTTGACAAAGGCTTCTATCCCGTTCTCCTGCATGAACCGGTAATTTTCTTCTGAGCCGTAACCGGAGTCTGCCACCCCGACAGCGGGTAAGCGGTTATAGCGATGTTGGAAGGAGTGGAAGAAAGGAATGAGCGTCAGTGTATCGGTAGGG
This window of the Bacteroides intestinalis DSM 17393 genome carries:
- a CDS encoding FecR family protein, yielding MMEERKENNFKMDTEDLRLLNAFGESLGDLPSEEETRAAWNAFASRQDARKRRRIIQMWTSGIAASIVVLAVLIVPRITGEDTIQNIEIFAALDVPEAIITSESNGRITLSTPPATTTQITLDDGTQVTLSANSRLEYPKLFPTEGTREVHLTGEARFEVAKDAERPFIVSSGKMQTQVLGTVFDVNAYPGKVAAVTLFQGRVRISDKKQTRQKDILPGQQAILSEDNGFTIAEAQLTATEGWTKGEFSFDDAELAEIMKSVGTWYNASIIFHSPDLLKQRIHFRFPRTTSLEEVVQALNDLGIAKLEQKREK